One window of the Candidatus Zixiibacteriota bacterium genome contains the following:
- a CDS encoding SBBP repeat-containing protein, which yields MPKLTRLLVPVGLLFLLYCFAFGEAKKNLHKQSSDISSIKQVHSLPLSFTQNKGQWDSRVKFRADAGGATIWATPDSVYYQFIRKVSTSGNAPTAISESEDIQRLGYDDFEADMAATETQIISAGFVGANQNPEIIGIGQQNHISNYFIGNDPSLWFTDALNYKAVLYSALYPGIDLKFYGDGQEMEYDFIISPGSDPSQISIHYEGVSSMSVNAAGELILETLFGTITERRPFVYQSINNQRVQIPARYELKDHNTFGFTFDDSYDNTKQLVIDPVISYSTFLGGSLDEGGLAITVSTNGEAFVTGYTNSTNFPTASSFDPSFNAGSNDCFVSKIVAGGGSLSYSTYLGGTQVDLGAGIAVDTFGNAYITGYTQSSDFPTQSAYDATANGNWDCFVTKLSPSGNALAFSTYIGGSDRDRGNAIELDSANNIYVCGFMRSGNFPFVSAFDSTYNFGWDAFVLKMSSSGATLIYNTCLGGGGDDYAYDLVVDSLGNVFLTGLTGSSTLPMQSAFQATFGGGANDAFVTKFSQAGNSLLYSTFLGGLDSDWSEDIALDRLGRVYIAGVTSSGNLPTAAAYDNSFNGGTGDIFVTRFNANLAALSYSTYIGSGSFDRALSIAVDDSNKVNVIGYTAGFDFPIAAALDNTFNGGLNDCVLFRLSPSGGTLQFSTFVGGSGDDIGYGITLNSVNLDMYITGSTNSTSFPILNPLPSGYGGSTDAFVTKIANFPDTDSDGLADATDNCPTIANPLQADFDGDSIGDVCDICTDTDGDGFGNPGFPTNTCPVDNCPTTSNGSQVNADGDASGDACDICPLDALNDADGDGFCANLDNCPTRYNPLQEDSNLDGVGDSCSNTATGTNVTVNLGSGVTVTFDNVTKAGLTELAIVNSGPQADATFGIVTLTSPRYYHITTSALYTGQATICITYANADVPNDEPTLTMRRHLASSWSNITTSLDTTLNKVCGRTASFGVIALGFSCCVGATGNIDCDVMNAVDISDLTVLIDHLFTSLDPLCCPKEGNVDGAPGGLVDISDLTTLINHLFIGLDPLPACQ from the coding sequence ATGCCGAAGTTAACACGTTTATTAGTGCCTGTAGGACTTTTGTTTTTGTTGTATTGTTTTGCCTTTGGGGAGGCGAAAAAGAACCTCCACAAACAATCCTCCGATATCTCCTCAATTAAACAAGTCCATTCTCTGCCACTTTCCTTTACCCAGAACAAAGGTCAATGGGATTCGCGGGTCAAATTCCGAGCCGATGCCGGCGGAGCTACGATTTGGGCCACACCAGACTCAGTCTACTATCAGTTCATTCGCAAGGTCTCAACAAGCGGCAATGCACCTACCGCAATTTCGGAGTCAGAGGATATTCAACGTCTCGGTTACGATGATTTTGAAGCCGACATGGCCGCAACCGAAACACAAATCATTTCAGCCGGGTTTGTTGGCGCAAATCAGAATCCTGAAATAATTGGTATTGGCCAGCAAAATCATATTAGCAATTATTTTATCGGTAACGATCCGTCACTATGGTTTACTGACGCCCTAAACTACAAGGCTGTTCTCTACTCTGCGCTTTATCCCGGAATAGATCTAAAATTTTATGGCGACGGTCAGGAGATGGAGTATGATTTTATCATTTCTCCCGGAAGCGACCCTTCTCAAATCTCAATACATTATGAGGGCGTCTCTTCAATGAGTGTGAATGCCGCTGGAGAACTGATTCTCGAAACCTTGTTCGGCACGATAACTGAACGAAGACCGTTTGTGTATCAGTCTATAAATAATCAGCGGGTGCAGATTCCGGCGCGATATGAATTAAAGGATCACAATACATTTGGCTTCACCTTCGATGATTCGTACGATAACACTAAGCAGCTTGTCATCGACCCGGTCATTTCGTACAGTACTTTTCTGGGCGGAAGTCTCGATGAAGGCGGCCTGGCAATTACAGTCAGCACAAACGGCGAGGCATTCGTCACTGGCTACACAAACTCTACAAATTTCCCAACTGCGTCGTCGTTTGATCCGAGTTTTAATGCCGGCAGCAATGATTGCTTTGTCTCGAAAATTGTTGCTGGAGGCGGCTCTCTCTCCTACAGTACTTACCTTGGCGGCACACAGGTTGATCTGGGCGCTGGAATCGCTGTTGATACGTTTGGAAATGCCTATATAACCGGTTACACCCAATCCTCAGACTTCCCGACACAATCGGCCTATGATGCAACGGCCAATGGCAACTGGGATTGTTTTGTTACAAAGCTCTCACCGTCGGGCAATGCCCTCGCCTTCTCAACTTATATCGGCGGCTCCGACCGTGATCGAGGCAATGCCATTGAACTCGACAGCGCGAACAACATATATGTATGCGGATTTATGAGGTCGGGCAATTTTCCCTTTGTTAGTGCTTTTGACTCCACATATAATTTCGGCTGGGACGCGTTCGTGCTCAAGATGTCTTCGTCTGGCGCGACATTAATTTACAACACTTGCCTCGGCGGCGGCGGGGATGACTATGCCTACGATCTTGTTGTAGACAGTTTAGGGAATGTCTTTCTTACTGGCCTGACAGGTTCTTCAACTCTGCCGATGCAGAGCGCTTTTCAGGCCACATTTGGCGGAGGCGCAAATGATGCCTTCGTAACCAAATTTTCACAAGCCGGGAACTCTCTTCTTTACAGTACGTTCCTCGGTGGTTTGGATAGCGACTGGAGCGAAGATATCGCACTGGACAGGCTCGGACGCGTTTACATTGCCGGCGTTACGAGTTCAGGAAATTTGCCGACTGCGGCCGCATACGACAATTCATTTAATGGCGGTACGGGTGATATTTTTGTCACCCGTTTTAACGCCAACTTGGCAGCCCTTTCTTACAGCACCTATATTGGAAGCGGATCCTTTGATAGAGCCCTATCGATTGCCGTCGACGACAGCAATAAGGTAAATGTCATCGGCTATACGGCAGGCTTTGATTTCCCGATTGCGGCGGCCCTTGACAACACATTCAACGGCGGCCTTAATGATTGCGTCCTCTTCCGGCTTTCCCCATCAGGCGGAACACTTCAATTCAGCACCTTTGTTGGCGGAAGCGGCGACGACATCGGTTATGGGATTACTTTGAATTCTGTCAATCTCGACATGTATATAACGGGTTCAACCAACTCAACTTCGTTTCCCATCCTTAATCCGCTTCCTTCGGGTTATGGGGGCTCCACCGATGCTTTTGTCACCAAGATTGCAAACTTCCCCGATACCGACAGTGACGGGCTGGCTGATGCCACAGATAATTGTCCTACGATTGCCAATCCATTGCAGGCGGATTTTGACGGTGATAGTATCGGAGACGTCTGTGATATCTGCACGGATACCGACGGAGATGGCTTTGGTAATCCCGGATTTCCAACCAATACATGTCCGGTCGATAACTGCCCGACAACAAGTAACGGCTCTCAAGTTAATGCTGATGGTGACGCATCTGGCGATGCCTGTGACATTTGCCCGCTCGATGCGCTCAATGATGCCGACGGAGATGGCTTCTGCGCTAATCTCGACAATTGTCCGACCCGGTATAATCCTCTTCAAGAGGACAGTAACCTTGATGGTGTTGGTGACTCCTGTTCAAATACGGCAACTGGGACAAATGTCACAGTAAATCTTGGGAGCGGGGTCACAGTGACTTTTGATAATGTCACCAAAGCCGGGCTGACGGAACTTGCCATCGTTAATTCTGGACCGCAGGCTGATGCCACATTTGGCATTGTCACATTGACCAGTCCGCGCTACTATCACATTACTACGAGCGCGCTATATACCGGTCAGGCGACAATTTGCATAACCTATGCCAACGCAGATGTTCCTAACGATGAGCCGACCTTGACTATGAGACGCCATCTCGCCTCCAGTTGGTCAAATATAACAACAAGCCTGGATACGACACTGAATAAAGTTTGCGGCAGGACTGCAAGCTTTGGAGTCATCGCCCTCGGATTCAGTTGTTGTGTTGGCGCAACAGGAAATATTGATTGCGATGTCATGAATGCTGTCGATATCTCCGACCTCACAGTTCTCATTGATCATCTTTTCACTTCTTTGGATCCGCTCTGCTGTCCAAAGGAAGGAAATGTGGACGGAGCTCCCGGAGGATTAGTAGATATCTCGGATTTAACCACACTTATAAATCATCTCTTTATTGGTCTTGATCCACTCCCGGCGTGTCAATAA